One genomic region from Leptolyngbyaceae cyanobacterium JSC-12 encodes:
- a CDS encoding hypothetical protein (IMG reference gene:2510095627), which yields MQQTARLQELAWNNPYFATTLKPLDPIPHPVYFVNSNPKWQDFLDNPNLIENPESLYQRCVKTNDIWSVQSYLDLKLRGLDVHLVSKAVPGKICVIPHYFCRPKDLLYRSYVVACSHDCPRSHLCEQRLVINRSQVLADTDHFITHRPQPNLKPRDPARSTQIRNVVFKGYDHSLYAPFKSPEFVAALAAIGMKLVVNSEASGANMMADWANYTETDILLAVRHNTVFDILRKPALKLVNAWFAGCPAILGPEPAFQEIRQSELDYIEVRTSEEAIAALKRLQSDPDLYVAMVENGFKRAQDYTVDRVAQEWRDLLAGPITQGYEQWQKQSPLQKHIGRPIHYAKRVLAQRQATKEYQYKIHHGPRIL from the coding sequence ATGCAGCAAACTGCCCGACTGCAAGAATTAGCATGGAACAACCCCTATTTTGCGACTACACTAAAGCCTCTTGATCCCATCCCTCACCCGGTCTACTTCGTCAACAGCAACCCTAAATGGCAAGATTTTCTCGATAATCCAAACTTGATTGAAAACCCGGAATCGTTGTATCAACGCTGTGTCAAAACCAACGATATCTGGTCAGTACAGTCCTATCTTGATCTGAAACTGCGGGGGTTAGATGTGCATCTGGTGTCAAAAGCGGTTCCGGGCAAAATTTGCGTGATTCCCCATTACTTCTGTAGACCGAAGGATTTACTATATCGCAGCTATGTGGTTGCCTGCTCCCACGATTGTCCACGATCGCACCTGTGTGAGCAGCGGTTGGTGATTAACCGCTCGCAAGTGCTAGCTGACACCGACCACTTCATTACCCATCGTCCCCAACCGAACCTGAAACCCCGTGACCCAGCGCGCAGCACCCAGATTCGCAATGTGGTGTTCAAAGGTTACGATCACAGCCTCTATGCTCCTTTCAAGAGTCCGGAGTTTGTTGCAGCACTGGCGGCAATTGGCATGAAACTGGTGGTTAACTCAGAAGCCAGTGGTGCAAACATGATGGCAGACTGGGCAAACTACACGGAAACCGATATATTGCTGGCAGTACGGCATAATACTGTATTCGACATTCTACGGAAGCCTGCGCTGAAGTTGGTGAATGCGTGGTTTGCTGGCTGCCCTGCAATTTTGGGTCCCGAACCCGCGTTTCAAGAAATACGTCAATCGGAACTGGATTACATTGAAGTTCGTACATCGGAAGAGGCGATCGCTGCCCTGAAGCGACTGCAATCTGATCCAGACCTGTATGTAGCAATGGTGGAAAACGGTTTCAAACGGGCACAAGATTACACCGTTGATCGCGTGGCGCAGGAATGGCGAGATCTGCTGGCTGGTCCCATCACCCAAGGATATGAACAGTGGCAAAAGCAATCTCCCTTGCAGAAGCACATCGGGCGCCCCATTCATTATGCTAAACGTGTGCTGGCACAACGGCAGGCAACCAAAGAGTACCAGTACAAGATTCATCACGGTCCACGCATTCTCTAA
- a CDS encoding putative oxidoreductase, aryl-alcohol dehydrogenase like protein (IMG reference gene:2510095628~PFAM: Aldo/keto reductase family), with protein MKTRELGTSGIQITPIITGTWQAGKTQWVGIDDADTIAALRAAVDAGITSIDTAEVYGKGHSEQIVGEALASVRDRVVYMTKVFANHLKYDQVIAACENSLQNLKTDYIDLYQIHWPSGSWNSEVVPIEETMQALNDLKQQGKIRAIGVSNFSRTQLEEAMQFGRIDSLQPPYSLFWRYVEQDLMPYCVEQKISILAYSPLAQGLLTGRFQRGHQFAPEDVRSKSKLFQGENFERALDALNKLKPIAERHHTSLGNLALAWLIAQPQTSAIVGVRNADQAIQNAQAAEITLSDAEIAEMSAIGLAVFEPMQDGNPVMWTF; from the coding sequence ATGAAAACACGCGAACTGGGGACATCCGGTATTCAAATTACACCCATCATCACAGGCACCTGGCAGGCAGGCAAAACTCAGTGGGTGGGCATTGACGATGCCGACACGATCGCGGCCCTGCGAGCCGCTGTTGATGCGGGGATTACCAGCATTGATACAGCAGAAGTGTATGGTAAAGGGCATTCTGAGCAGATAGTGGGAGAGGCACTTGCCTCCGTACGCGATCGCGTAGTGTACATGACCAAAGTTTTTGCCAATCATCTTAAGTATGACCAGGTGATCGCCGCCTGTGAAAATTCGTTGCAAAACCTCAAGACCGACTACATCGACCTCTACCAGATTCATTGGCCCTCTGGTTCCTGGAACAGCGAGGTCGTGCCGATCGAGGAAACCATGCAAGCGTTGAATGACCTAAAGCAACAGGGCAAAATTCGGGCGATCGGTGTTTCTAACTTTTCTCGTACCCAACTTGAGGAAGCCATGCAGTTTGGACGCATCGATAGTCTGCAACCACCCTACTCACTCTTCTGGCGCTATGTAGAACAGGACTTGATGCCCTATTGTGTGGAGCAAAAGATTTCCATTCTGGCATATTCTCCCCTAGCGCAAGGCTTGCTAACCGGACGCTTTCAACGCGGGCACCAGTTTGCCCCAGAAGACGTGCGTTCCAAGAGCAAACTGTTTCAAGGTGAAAACTTTGAACGGGCGTTGGATGCGTTGAACAAACTCAAGCCGATTGCGGAACGTCACCACACCAGCCTCGGCAATCTGGCGCTGGCGTGGCTGATCGCCCAACCCCAAACCAGCGCGATCGTCGGGGTGCGTAATGCCGATCAAGCAATTCAAAACGCTCAGGCAGCAGAAATCACCTTATCAGATGCTGAAATCGCAGAAATGAGTGCGATCGGACTGGCGGTATTTGAGCCAATGCAAGACGGCAACCCGGTGATGTGGACCTTTTAG
- a CDS encoding hypothetical protein (IMG reference gene:2510095629), translating into MSPCKFVMAIMNRILRVGLSTGLALSVAPASLAVAPVTISQNMKVEWSRVMDDPFDGKVVYDKNFDPGGTFEFISRWSPQGIQATYKEYFSEIVGYRTVWRSNWVGTGKKRREIRYADQEPIYRRYSTNRTPKAIKFAINGQVLTYEQGAVSPELATALASAPPGNMTIRLMWEDGGSTDMAIGRGTVEAWKTIFRPSIKPAIVVQ; encoded by the coding sequence ATGTCTCCTTGCAAGTTCGTGATGGCAATAATGAACCGAATTCTACGTGTAGGCTTAAGCACTGGGCTAGCGTTGAGCGTTGCACCTGCTAGTCTTGCGGTTGCACCTGTGACCATCAGTCAAAATATGAAAGTTGAATGGTCGCGGGTGATGGATGATCCATTTGACGGCAAAGTGGTGTATGACAAAAATTTTGATCCGGGGGGCACTTTTGAATTCATTAGCCGCTGGTCTCCTCAGGGAATTCAAGCGACGTACAAAGAATATTTTTCTGAAATTGTGGGCTACCGCACAGTGTGGCGCAGTAATTGGGTGGGTACGGGCAAAAAGCGGCGGGAAATTCGCTATGCCGATCAGGAGCCAATTTACCGCCGCTACAGCACTAATCGCACACCTAAAGCTATCAAATTCGCCATTAATGGTCAGGTGTTGACTTACGAGCAGGGAGCCGTATCGCCAGAATTGGCAACTGCCCTTGCCAGCGCCCCTCCTGGCAACATGACGATTCGTTTGATGTGGGAGGATGGAGGCTCTACTGATATGGCGATTGGTCGGGGCACTGTTGAAGCATGGAAGACTATTTTTCGTCCCAGTATCAAGCCTGCGATCGTTGTGCAATAA
- a CDS encoding periplasmic protease (IMG reference gene:2510095630~PFAM: Peptidase family S41; PDZ domain (Also known as DHR or GLGF)): MGFSKQTIAGFLRLRWFKKSLILLLASVLLGFLSWSFLPTISTVAAPPKVFEQAWKTVNNNFFDPNFNGVDWQAMRQKYAPQAAEARSLEALSSVINRMLAELNTSHTYFYTPEETAYYQLLGIFQPRSRDLQKLPKSIFPRGKLEYSGIGIFTRTINGKTFVSGVMEGSPGAQAGLQTGDELISADGRPFHPVNSFRDKANQPVKLVVQKTADPKTQKELTVIPKLLNPLTMFLDVQKASTQVWQRDGKKIGYVHLWSYAGDQYQKQLEEDLIYGKLREADGLILDLRDGWGGAPLTAFNIFTARGPSLTNIPRSRERYTIRAQWNKPVVMLVNEGSRSAKEILAYGFQQYKIGTVIGVKTPGAVVAGRAFLMEDGNLLYCAVSDVYLDGNLRLEGKGVTPDIEVPFTVEYAQGADPQKERAIAVLLQQIRLR; this comes from the coding sequence ATGGGTTTTTCAAAGCAAACGATTGCTGGGTTTCTCAGACTTCGATGGTTCAAAAAATCCTTGATTCTGCTGCTTGCTAGCGTGCTTCTTGGCTTTTTGAGTTGGAGCTTCCTACCAACAATTTCCACGGTTGCAGCACCGCCTAAAGTGTTTGAGCAAGCCTGGAAAACGGTCAACAACAACTTCTTTGACCCCAACTTCAATGGCGTAGATTGGCAGGCGATGCGCCAAAAGTATGCACCCCAAGCTGCCGAAGCCCGATCACTTGAAGCATTATCCAGCGTGATTAACCGGATGTTGGCAGAACTCAACACCTCTCATACCTATTTTTATACCCCCGAAGAAACTGCCTATTACCAATTGTTGGGAATCTTTCAGCCGCGCAGTCGTGATTTACAGAAGCTACCCAAATCGATTTTTCCCAGAGGCAAGCTGGAGTACAGCGGTATTGGCATTTTTACCCGGACTATAAACGGCAAAACTTTTGTCAGCGGCGTGATGGAAGGTAGCCCCGGTGCCCAGGCGGGTTTGCAAACTGGAGATGAACTCATTAGCGCTGATGGTCGCCCGTTTCATCCGGTCAATTCGTTTAGGGATAAAGCCAATCAACCCGTCAAACTGGTAGTGCAAAAAACAGCAGATCCAAAAACTCAAAAAGAACTGACTGTCATACCCAAACTCCTCAACCCGCTAACGATGTTTCTAGATGTGCAAAAAGCCAGCACTCAAGTTTGGCAGCGAGACGGCAAGAAAATTGGCTATGTGCATCTCTGGTCCTATGCAGGTGACCAGTATCAAAAGCAGCTTGAGGAAGACCTGATTTATGGAAAGTTGCGGGAGGCTGATGGCTTGATTTTGGATTTACGCGATGGTTGGGGTGGTGCACCATTGACAGCCTTCAATATCTTCACAGCGCGTGGTCCTAGTTTGACAAATATTCCTCGTAGTCGAGAGCGGTATACCATTCGTGCTCAGTGGAACAAGCCGGTTGTCATGTTGGTCAACGAAGGCAGTCGTAGTGCCAAAGAAATTCTTGCCTATGGTTTTCAGCAATACAAGATTGGCACTGTGATTGGAGTAAAGACCCCGGGAGCCGTGGTGGCAGGACGTGCTTTTTTGATGGAGGATGGCAATTTGCTTTACTGCGCGGTATCAGATGTGTATCTGGATGGGAATCTGCGGTTGGAAGGCAAAGGGGTAACGCCAGACATTGAGGTGCCGTTTACAGTGGAATATGCGCAGGGTGCCGATCCTCAAAAGGAACGGGCGATCGCAGTTTTGCTCCAACAAATTCGGCTGCGATAA
- a CDS encoding hypothetical protein (IMG reference gene:2510095631) gives MKLSLSCPSCGKAIADLHHRSSQSQIHCPACGKRYGVLYGKLSQRSSIQEALFYLKSTLPSFYKRHYTLQITTADRTLRHLQFSIPGKADVIPVNRGDILTVLYTMQGYVMKKLVAIANHTTGKQYVLPNPIPSSSHHVAILLTIMTGFVAVSFLGGLNLVLTALFSAISVLAYLKFTHCAQLTTPPLEEQTREAKRLLADQRLMAQQRRIVQRISELRHERQANQVLIEQLETLKQKMSQVDQTLYSARIYRATGAINILKQQIANNQRLVREYERTLKMIEIEIDTSWIADQLPDAENFTRAILERLAELKEIEDQNQTLKFQLAAYEEVKLYVAEEYG, from the coding sequence ATGAAACTTTCACTTTCTTGCCCATCTTGTGGAAAAGCGATCGCCGATCTGCACCACCGCTCTTCTCAGTCCCAGATTCACTGTCCCGCTTGCGGAAAGCGGTACGGCGTACTTTATGGCAAACTTTCACAGCGATCGTCAATTCAAGAAGCGCTATTTTACCTCAAGTCAACCCTGCCCAGCTTCTATAAACGTCACTACACGCTGCAAATTACCACTGCCGATCGCACCCTCAGACATCTTCAGTTTTCGATTCCAGGCAAAGCGGATGTGATTCCGGTGAATCGAGGGGATATCCTGACCGTGCTATACACGATGCAGGGCTATGTGATGAAAAAACTAGTGGCGATCGCCAACCACACTACTGGAAAACAGTATGTTCTGCCAAACCCCATCCCTAGTTCCAGCCATCATGTTGCCATCTTGTTGACCATTATGACGGGCTTCGTTGCAGTCTCGTTTCTGGGTGGTTTAAATCTGGTCTTAACAGCTTTGTTCAGTGCTATCAGTGTCTTAGCCTATCTCAAATTTACCCATTGCGCTCAGTTGACGACCCCCCCGCTGGAAGAGCAAACTCGTGAAGCCAAGAGACTTTTGGCAGATCAACGGTTGATGGCACAGCAACGACGAATTGTTCAACGAATCAGTGAACTACGCCACGAACGCCAGGCAAATCAGGTGTTGATCGAGCAATTGGAAACACTGAAACAAAAAATGTCGCAGGTTGATCAGACACTTTACTCCGCTCGGATTTATCGAGCAACAGGTGCCATCAATATCCTGAAACAGCAAATTGCGAATAATCAACGCCTGGTACGAGAGTATGAACGCACCCTCAAAATGATTGAAATTGAAATCGATACGTCCTGGATTGCTGATCAGCTTCCGGATGCTGAAAACTTTACCCGTGCCATTTTAGAGCGGTTGGCAGAACTGAAGGAAATTGAAGACCAGAACCAAACGCTGAAGTTTCAGCTTGCAGCATATGAAGAAGTGAAACTGTATGTCGCTGAGGAATATGGGTAA
- a CDS encoding glutamyl-tRNA(Gln) and/or aspartyl-tRNA(Asn) amidotransferase, C subunit (IMG reference gene:2510095632~PFAM: Glu-tRNAGln amidotransferase C subunit~TIGRFAM: aspartyl/glutamyl-tRNA(Asn/Gln) amidotransferase, C subunit), which translates to MAIDREQVRKVAHLARLELTPAEEEQFTSQLSSILDYFEQLSELDVKDVPPTTRAIDVSNVTRADQLAPYPNREEILDSAPDRDGEFFKVPKIINTSE; encoded by the coding sequence ATGGCAATTGATCGGGAGCAGGTTCGTAAAGTGGCTCATTTGGCTCGGTTGGAATTGACTCCAGCCGAAGAAGAACAGTTCACCAGCCAGTTGAGCAGTATTCTGGATTATTTTGAGCAATTGAGTGAACTGGATGTGAAAGATGTGCCGCCCACAACTCGTGCGATCGATGTAAGTAATGTCACTCGTGCTGATCAGCTTGCACCCTATCCCAATCGGGAAGAGATTTTGGATAGCGCCCCTGATCGAGATGGAGAATTCTTTAAAGTGCCCAAGATTATCAATACCAGCGAGTAG
- a CDS encoding tetratricopeptide repeat protein (IMG reference gene:2510095633~PFAM: Tetratricopeptide repeat) has protein sequence MPRSQRNDNFIDKSFTVMADIILKILPASKKEKEAFAYYRDGMSAQADGEYAEALENYNEALKLEEDANDRSYILYNIGLIKASNGELDAALDNYFQAIDLNPRLPQALNNIAVIFHYKGEKAQEAGNDEEAEAFFDQAADFWKRAIRLAPNNYIEAQNWLKTTGRSQMDVYF, from the coding sequence ATGCCCCGATCTCAACGCAACGATAACTTTATCGACAAGAGCTTTACGGTCATGGCAGACATCATTCTCAAGATTCTGCCCGCTAGTAAAAAAGAAAAAGAGGCCTTTGCCTATTACCGGGATGGGATGTCAGCCCAGGCGGACGGCGAATATGCAGAGGCATTGGAAAACTACAACGAAGCGCTGAAACTAGAGGAAGATGCCAACGATCGCAGTTACATTCTCTACAACATTGGCTTGATTAAAGCCAGCAATGGTGAACTGGATGCGGCATTGGACAACTATTTTCAGGCGATCGATCTCAACCCACGCTTGCCCCAAGCCCTCAACAACATTGCTGTGATTTTTCACTACAAAGGTGAAAAAGCCCAGGAAGCAGGCAATGACGAAGAAGCCGAAGCATTTTTTGACCAAGCGGCTGATTTCTGGAAACGGGCAATTCGTTTAGCACCCAATAATTACATCGAAGCGCAGAACTGGCTCAAAACCACGGGGCGATCCCAGATGGATGTTTATTTCTAA
- a CDS encoding hypothetical protein (IMG reference gene:2510095634~PFAM: Domain of unknown function (DUF362)) — protein sequence MAQQPSVSMIRAQSYETTQLRASLETLLEPLGSIQAFVKPGDRVLLKPNLLTGARPTKECVTRPEVVYCVAQLVKEAGGHPFLGDGPAFGSAEGVARANGYLPLIEELKLPIIEFHGKRYEIVSDEFNHLLLSKEAMDADVVINLPKVKSHVQLTLTMGVKNLFGCVPGKMKAWWHMEAGKSSERFAAMLVETARTINPDLTILDGILGHEGNGPSGGEPRALGVLAASSNVFALDRSLVEILQVDPASIPTIAASQRLGLCPDLSAIAFPLSHPSDLRIDHWRLPDRLMPIDFGMPRVMKSTFKHLYIRFIKEPMAAYATGR from the coding sequence ATGGCGCAGCAACCTTCTGTCAGCATGATTCGTGCTCAATCTTACGAGACGACTCAACTGCGTGCCTCTTTAGAAACTTTGTTAGAGCCATTAGGCAGCATTCAGGCATTTGTAAAACCGGGCGATCGCGTCTTACTCAAGCCAAACCTGCTGACGGGGGCACGCCCCACCAAAGAGTGTGTGACTCGTCCAGAAGTGGTGTATTGCGTTGCACAATTGGTCAAAGAAGCAGGAGGGCATCCATTTTTAGGAGATGGCCCTGCGTTTGGCAGCGCGGAAGGAGTTGCACGAGCAAATGGATATCTACCACTGATTGAGGAACTCAAACTTCCGATTATTGAGTTTCATGGTAAGCGCTACGAAATAGTCAGTGACGAGTTTAATCATCTGTTGCTGTCCAAAGAAGCCATGGATGCAGATGTTGTCATCAATTTGCCTAAAGTCAAATCCCATGTGCAGTTGACCTTGACAATGGGCGTGAAAAACTTGTTTGGCTGCGTTCCTGGTAAAATGAAAGCGTGGTGGCACATGGAAGCAGGAAAAAGTTCGGAGCGGTTTGCTGCCATGCTGGTGGAAACGGCACGCACTATTAATCCAGATCTCACGATTTTGGATGGCATCCTTGGACATGAAGGGAATGGGCCCAGTGGTGGTGAACCTCGCGCATTAGGGGTCTTAGCAGCATCCTCCAATGTGTTTGCGCTGGATCGATCACTGGTCGAAATTCTGCAAGTTGATCCGGCTTCAATTCCAACCATTGCCGCATCCCAACGGTTGGGGCTATGTCCAGACTTAAGTGCGATTGCTTTTCCGTTATCCCATCCATCTGACCTGCGGATTGATCACTGGCGCTTGCCTGATCGTCTTATGCCCATCGACTTTGGGATGCCCCGTGTGATGAAATCAACCTTTAAGCACCTTTACATTCGATTCATCAAAGAACCAATGGCAGCCTATGCCACTGGTCGGTAA
- a CDS encoding hypothetical protein (IMG reference gene:2510095635): protein MSPLMLRQIWSLVETTQTNVLLNLDDESLVQWLLRQLKAQRSLDSCETALFSHYIQSRLPLIRDLARSRRALV, encoded by the coding sequence ATGTCTCCTTTAATGTTGCGTCAAATCTGGTCTCTGGTTGAGACAACTCAAACCAACGTTCTGCTGAACCTGGATGATGAAAGCCTGGTGCAATGGTTGTTGCGGCAACTTAAAGCACAGCGATCGCTCGACTCCTGCGAAACCGCCTTATTTAGCCATTACATTCAATCACGCTTGCCGTTAATTCGTGACCTTGCCCGTAGCCGTCGCGCTCTAGTTTAG
- a CDS encoding 1-(5-phosphoribosyl)-5-((5-phosphoribosylamino)methylideneamino) imidazole-4-carboxamide isomerase (IMG reference gene:2510095636~PFAM: Histidine biosynthesis protein~TIGRFAM: phosphoribosylformimino-5-aminoimidazole carboxamide ribotide isomerase) gives MEVIPAIDILGGQCVRLYQGDYGQVQMFDADPVAVAQRWISEGASRLHLVDLDGAKVGKPVNLAAIAAITESSNVPVQVGGGLRDRQSVADLLNLGVERIILGTVAVEQPELVSQLCQEFPGQIVVGIDARNGKVATRGWLETSEVLATDLAQQMAAARVAGIVYTDIHRDGTLQGPNLEALRELCDATSIPIIASGGVSSVTDLFNLLALEPLGVAGAIVGRALYTGEVSLKEATRAVGSGRWQDIPPDFGSSAFA, from the coding sequence ATGGAGGTTATTCCAGCGATCGATATTTTGGGTGGGCAATGTGTGCGGCTTTACCAGGGTGACTATGGACAGGTGCAAATGTTCGATGCAGATCCAGTTGCGGTTGCCCAACGCTGGATTAGTGAAGGGGCAAGTCGGTTGCATCTGGTCGATTTGGATGGGGCGAAGGTTGGAAAGCCTGTGAATTTGGCTGCGATCGCGGCGATTACAGAATCCAGCAATGTGCCTGTGCAGGTGGGGGGAGGGTTACGCGATCGCCAGAGTGTTGCTGATTTGCTGAATTTAGGGGTTGAGCGAATTATTCTAGGCACAGTGGCAGTCGAACAGCCAGAGTTGGTAAGCCAGCTTTGTCAGGAATTTCCGGGACAAATAGTTGTCGGGATTGATGCTCGGAATGGTAAGGTGGCGACTCGTGGGTGGCTGGAAACTTCTGAAGTATTGGCAACAGACCTGGCGCAACAGATGGCTGCGGCTAGGGTGGCTGGCATTGTTTACACGGATATTCACCGGGATGGAACGCTGCAAGGACCTAACCTCGAAGCTTTGCGTGAACTATGTGATGCAACAAGCATTCCGATCATTGCATCCGGTGGGGTGAGTTCTGTGACTGATTTGTTTAATTTGTTAGCACTAGAGCCGTTAGGAGTTGCCGGGGCGATCGTGGGACGAGCGCTGTACACAGGAGAAGTCTCTTTGAAAGAAGCAACCAGAGCAGTTGGTTCAGGGCGCTGGCAGGATATTCCTCCTGATTTTGGCTCCTCGGCGTTTGCTTAA